The Wolbachia endosymbiont (group B) of Gerris lacustris genomic interval TCTGGTCTAGTTTCTGTTGTTGCCAATGTTTGGCCAAGTGTAGTACATAAATATGTTAAGCAATGCATGAGTGGCAAGAACCCTCAAGCAGACAGTTGGCAACAAGCTTGCAAAGCTCTATTTACTGCCAGCAATCCAATACCTACTAAAGCACTCCTGCATGATATTGGGCTCATAGAACACAAAACTGTCCGCCTACCACTCAGCACAGAAGACTTGCCTTCTGTTGAAACATTAAGGCAAGCTAATAAAATGATTCTTGAATGGAAAGAATTGACTAATAGCTAAAGCTAGGAACACACATCATCAACTTCCACACCTGCATCAAATAAACTAACTTGTTATAAGAGAATTAACCATGTGAAATTCTTGTTAATATGACTTAATGAATAATTATTTTAGGTTACTAAGTTATTTAAGAAACTTTGATAATATTTAGCCCACTTACTTTTCTATTTTCCATGTCACGATGAGCCTCTATTATTTCATCAAATTTATATTTTTTATTAATTCGTACAATTAAAAGTTTTTTTCTTATCATTTCAAAAATTTCCATTGCAGTAAGCACTAACGTAAGTCTATTGTGCTTGTAGTGATATATCGAAGTTCCAGCTGCAAATAACGAACGCGAACTAAGTAAAGAGAAATTAATAGGAGCATTACCTGATATCTGCCCATAGGAAACATATATGCCAAACTTACCTAAAGATTCAAAAGAGAGCTTGCTTGTAGCGTAACCTATAGGGTCATACACCACACCTACTCCTCTATTTTTCGTAATCTCCATGATTTTAGAAACGAAGTCTTTATCATTGTAGTTTATTGCGTATGTGCAGCCACTTTGTAAAGCTATCTTCATTTTTTCGTCAGAGCTTATAGAACCTATCACTACACCTTTTTTATCCTTTGCCCATTGGCATATTATTTGCCCCAAACCACCATTAGCTCCACGAACCAAGACAAAAGCACCAGGCCTGATTTTATAAGATTGATTAACTAAATAGTGAGCTGTCATGCCTTTAAACAACACTGCAGCAGCAACTTCATCAGGTATATCATTCGGAATTTTTATCAAATATTTCTGGTGTACAATGCGCTTTTCACAATATGCCCCTGGAGGAGCTGTGCAATATCCAACTCTATCTCCAACCTTAAGTCTATCACTAATTTTTTTACCAAGCTTTTCAACAATTCCTACTGCCTCTACTCCAAGTACTGATGGCAGATCTTTAATTTTGCGCATACCTTTTCTATGTTCTAAATCATAACGATTTAAGCCGATAATTGTATGACGTATTAAGACTTCCTCATCTTTTAGTTCACCTACGCTCTGATCTACAAATTCTAATACTTCTGGCCCCCCAGTTTTTTTAATTTGTATAGCTCTAACCATGATAAATGTAAGACAAAAACTTTAATTATGTTATCTAGCAATTAATATTTTGCAAAATGTTATTTAGAGTTTATACACTACATAAGCGTATTGTTAATAGTTTTGAGACACAAATTATCATGAACAGAGAAATTTGGCTTTATGGTGTTTTATTCAACGTGTTGTGCAAAGTGGATGAAGATGACGATTTAGATGCCAACAATATAATAAAAAAAATAAAAGAAGGGTTAAAATATGGAATGCAAAAATCAGATAAAAAAGGAGACTATTATAAATATTTATATACTTCTTGGGGAAAAAAAGGTTTTGATATCAATCACAAATTTGATTTGAAAGACTATGATGGCTTTCCAATAGACAGTCTTTTTTCTATTGCCATTAATTATAAACCGCACCCTTTACCAAATCTAGCGCAAGTTTTAATAAAAACAGGGGCTAACGTGCAAAATGAAAAAGGATATTTACATGCCTGCGCCTTGACTTGTTCTCCAGACGTGTTAAA includes:
- a CDS encoding quinone oxidoreductase family protein, with the protein product MVRAIQIKKTGGPEVLEFVDQSVGELKDEEVLIRHTIIGLNRYDLEHRKGMRKIKDLPSVLGVEAVGIVEKLGKKISDRLKVGDRVGYCTAPPGAYCEKRIVHQKYLIKIPNDIPDEVAAAVLFKGMTAHYLVNQSYKIRPGAFVLVRGANGGLGQIICQWAKDKKGVVIGSISSDEKMKIALQSGCTYAINYNDKDFVSKIMEITKNRGVGVVYDPIGYATSKLSFESLGKFGIYVSYGQISGNAPINFSLLSSRSLFAAGTSIYHYKHNRLTLVLTAMEIFEMIRKKLLIVRINKKYKFDEIIEAHRDMENRKVSGLNIIKVS